A genomic region of Streptomyces sp. R33 contains the following coding sequences:
- a CDS encoding rhomboid-like protein — MIEHAEPEPSRPVRSWIRSAPGTHIWLLIIAVTSIIVVIAPDHLEHVLLHRHSSNIHELTRHPVRALISSAFWIANPASLALYAVLFELFHAPVERWLGTLRWLVIVATAHITATLISQKVVLTAIQDHRAPQSMVHVVDVGVSYGLAASIGVLTYRLPNPLRWIYLACVVAFFGLPLLTGGTFTDLGHAISLSVGLLAWPLTRHPHPRHVSRET, encoded by the coding sequence ATGATCGAGCATGCCGAGCCCGAGCCGTCCAGGCCCGTACGGTCCTGGATACGCTCCGCGCCCGGTACGCACATATGGCTGCTGATCATCGCCGTCACGAGCATCATCGTCGTGATCGCGCCCGACCACCTCGAGCACGTCCTGCTCCACCGCCACAGCAGCAATATCCACGAGCTCACCCGGCACCCCGTACGGGCCCTGATCTCCAGCGCCTTCTGGATAGCGAACCCGGCCTCACTCGCCCTGTACGCCGTCCTCTTCGAGCTCTTCCACGCCCCCGTCGAACGCTGGCTCGGCACCCTGCGCTGGCTCGTCATCGTCGCGACGGCCCACATCACGGCCACCCTGATCAGCCAGAAGGTGGTCCTGACGGCCATTCAGGACCACCGGGCCCCGCAGAGCATGGTCCACGTCGTCGACGTCGGTGTCAGCTATGGACTCGCGGCCTCGATCGGGGTCCTCACCTATCGGCTTCCGAACCCCTTGCGCTGGATCTACCTCGCCTGTGTCGTCGCCTTCTTCGGACTCCCCCTCCTCACCGGAGGCACTTTCACCGACCTCGGGCACGCCATCTCGCTCTCCGTCGGCCTGCTTGCCTGGCCGCTCACCCGCCACCCGCACCCCAGGCATGTTTCACGTGAAACATGA
- a CDS encoding HAD family hydrolase: MSPAPFPYKLVATDLDGTLLRGDDTVSERTREALVAVTAAGAAHIIVTGRAVPWTRSVLDDLGYKGIAVCGQGAQVYDAGAHRLLTSVTLDRQLAGLALSKLEAEVGPLALAASRDGVDGDVLFGPGYRVQEGLPALYLEDTAQVWTAPLNKLYIQHPELDDDALVKVARETVGSLVDIVMAGPGIVEILPLGLTKATGLSLAARRLGVKAAETIAFGDMPNDIPMFAWAAHGVAMANAHAELKAVADEVTASNEEDGIAVVLERLLGAA; this comes from the coding sequence GTGAGCCCGGCCCCGTTCCCGTACAAGCTCGTCGCGACCGACCTCGACGGCACGCTGCTGCGTGGCGACGACACCGTCTCGGAACGCACCCGTGAAGCGCTCGTCGCGGTCACCGCGGCGGGCGCGGCGCACATCATCGTCACCGGCCGGGCCGTGCCCTGGACCCGGAGCGTGCTGGACGACCTCGGCTACAAGGGGATCGCGGTGTGCGGGCAGGGCGCACAGGTCTACGACGCGGGGGCGCACCGGCTGCTGACCTCGGTGACCCTCGACCGGCAGCTGGCCGGTCTGGCGCTGTCGAAGCTCGAGGCCGAGGTGGGTCCGCTGGCGCTCGCGGCCAGCCGGGACGGGGTGGACGGCGACGTGCTGTTCGGGCCCGGGTACCGGGTGCAGGAGGGCCTGCCGGCGCTCTACCTGGAGGACACGGCGCAGGTCTGGACGGCTCCGCTGAACAAGCTGTACATCCAGCACCCGGAGCTCGACGACGACGCGCTGGTGAAGGTGGCCCGCGAGACGGTGGGCTCCTTGGTGGACATCGTCATGGCCGGCCCGGGCATAGTGGAGATCCTGCCGCTGGGGCTGACGAAGGCCACCGGCCTCTCGCTGGCCGCGCGCCGGCTGGGTGTGAAGGCGGCGGAGACGATCGCCTTCGGTGACATGCCCAACGACATCCCGATGTTCGCCTGGGCGGCCCACGGCGTGGCGATGGCCAATGCCCATGCGGAGCTGAAGGCGGTGGCCGACGAGGTGACGGCCTCCAACGAGGAGGACGGCATCGCGGTGGTGCTGGAGCGCCTGCTGGGCGCTGCCTGA
- the serS gene encoding serine--tRNA ligase — MIDLRLLREDPDRVRASQRARGEDVELVDALLSADERRRSSGMRFDALRNEQKSLGKLIPKASPEERAELLKKAEQLKTDVKAAEAEQNEADEAAKRLLLQLGNIVHEDVPVGGEEDFTVLETHGTIRDFGAEGFEPKDHLELGESLGAIDVERGAKVSGSRFYYLTGVGALLELALVNAAIAQATEAGFIPMLTPALVRPRAMEGTGFLGQAAENVYHLEKDDYYLVGTSEVPLAAYHMDEIIDADKLPLRYAGFSPCFRREAGTYGKDTRGIFRVHQFDKVEMFSYVAPEEAEAEHQRLLEWEKQWLTSLELPFQVIDVATGDLGASASRKFDCEAWIPTQGKYRELTSASNCNGFQARRLSIRYRDGKKTAPLSTLNGTLCAVPRTIVAILENHQQADGSVRVPAALRPYLGGREVLEPITK, encoded by the coding sequence GTGATTGACCTCCGGCTGCTCCGTGAAGACCCTGACCGTGTCCGCGCCTCGCAGCGCGCCCGTGGAGAGGACGTCGAACTCGTCGACGCATTGCTCTCCGCCGACGAGCGCCGCAGGTCGTCCGGCATGCGTTTCGACGCACTGCGCAATGAGCAGAAGTCGCTCGGCAAGCTCATCCCCAAGGCCTCCCCGGAGGAGCGGGCGGAGCTGCTCAAGAAGGCCGAACAGCTCAAGACGGACGTCAAGGCCGCCGAGGCAGAGCAGAACGAGGCCGACGAGGCCGCCAAGCGTCTGCTGCTGCAGCTCGGCAACATCGTCCACGAGGACGTCCCGGTCGGCGGCGAGGAGGACTTCACCGTCCTCGAGACGCACGGCACGATCCGCGACTTCGGCGCGGAGGGCTTCGAGCCCAAGGACCACCTCGAGCTCGGCGAGTCGCTGGGGGCCATCGACGTCGAGCGTGGCGCCAAGGTGTCGGGCTCGCGCTTCTACTACCTGACCGGTGTCGGCGCCCTGCTGGAGCTCGCCCTCGTCAACGCGGCGATCGCGCAGGCCACCGAGGCCGGCTTCATCCCGATGCTGACCCCGGCGCTGGTCCGCCCGCGCGCCATGGAGGGCACCGGCTTCCTCGGCCAGGCCGCGGAGAACGTGTACCACCTCGAGAAGGACGACTACTACCTGGTCGGCACCTCCGAGGTCCCGCTCGCCGCGTACCACATGGACGAGATCATCGACGCCGACAAGCTGCCGCTGCGGTACGCCGGCTTCTCGCCGTGCTTCCGCCGCGAGGCCGGTACGTACGGCAAGGACACCCGCGGCATCTTCCGCGTCCACCAGTTCGACAAGGTCGAGATGTTCTCGTACGTCGCGCCGGAGGAGGCCGAGGCCGAGCACCAGCGTCTCCTGGAGTGGGAGAAGCAGTGGCTGACCAGCCTGGAGTTGCCCTTCCAGGTGATCGACGTCGCCACCGGTGACCTGGGTGCCTCCGCCTCGCGCAAGTTCGACTGCGAGGCGTGGATCCCGACTCAGGGCAAGTACCGTGAGCTCACCTCCGCCTCGAACTGCAACGGCTTCCAGGCCCGCCGCCTGTCGATCCGCTACCGCGACGGCAAGAAGACCGCGCCGCTGTCGACGCTGAACGGCACGCTGTGCGCCGTACCGCGCACGATCGTCGCCATCCTGGAGAACCACCAGCAGGCCGACGGTTCGGTGCGGGTGCCGGCGGCGCTCCGTCCGTACCTGGGCGGCCGCGAGGTCCTGGAGCCGATCACCAAGTGA